A region of Candidatus Reconcilbacillus cellulovorans DNA encodes the following proteins:
- a CDS encoding alpha-ketoacid dehydrogenase subunit beta, translating to MPVITYLEGIRSAMREEMERDPRVFVLGEDVGKGGVLNATKGLRDLFGEDRVLDTPLSESAIVGVAIGAAMYGLRPIAEMQFADFIFPAANQIISEAAKIRYRSNNDWSCPVVIRAPYGATGGGSLYHSQCPESVFFGTPGLKIVAPSTAFDAKGLLKAAVRDDDPVLYFEHKKCYLSVSDEVPDHDYEVPIGKADVKREGTDVTVITYGMTVHYALKAADVLAKEGVDVHVLDLRTLQPLDREAILEATAKTGKVLIVHEDNKTGGVGAEIAALIAEEAFDELDAPIRRLCPPDVPAVAINPVAESFFLLNPDKVADAIRDLARY from the coding sequence ATGCCGGTCATCACCTATCTGGAAGGCATTCGCTCCGCGATGCGGGAAGAGATGGAGCGCGACCCGCGCGTCTTCGTGCTCGGCGAAGACGTCGGCAAAGGGGGCGTGCTGAACGCGACGAAGGGATTGCGCGACCTGTTCGGTGAAGACCGCGTTCTCGACACGCCGCTGTCGGAATCGGCGATCGTCGGCGTGGCGATCGGGGCGGCGATGTACGGCCTTAGGCCGATCGCGGAAATGCAATTCGCGGATTTCATTTTTCCGGCCGCCAACCAGATCATCAGCGAGGCGGCGAAAATCCGTTATCGTTCCAACAACGATTGGAGCTGTCCCGTCGTCATCCGCGCGCCGTACGGCGCGACCGGCGGCGGTTCGCTATACCATTCGCAATGTCCGGAGTCGGTGTTTTTCGGCACGCCCGGCTTAAAGATCGTCGCTCCTTCGACGGCGTTCGACGCCAAAGGATTGCTGAAGGCGGCCGTTCGCGACGACGATCCCGTGCTCTATTTCGAACACAAAAAGTGCTATTTGTCCGTTTCCGACGAAGTGCCGGACCACGATTACGAGGTGCCGATCGGCAAAGCCGACGTCAAGCGGGAAGGAACGGACGTCACGGTGATCACCTATGGGATGACAGTCCATTACGCCCTGAAAGCGGCGGACGTCCTCGCGAAAGAGGGCGTCGACGTCCACGTGCTCGACCTGCGCACGCTTCAACCGCTCGACCGCGAGGCGATCCTGGAAGCGACGGCGAAAACCGGAAAAGTGCTGATCGTCCACGAAGACAACAAAACCGGCGGCGTCGGCGCCGAAATCGCGGCGTTGATCGCCGAGGAAGCATTCGACGAACTCGACGCGCCGATACGCCGATTGTGTCCGCCGGACGTACCGGCCGTGGCGATCAATCCGGTCGCCGAGTCGTTTTTCTTGCTCAACCCGGACAAGGTAGCGGACGCAATTCGGGATTTGGCTCGCTATTGA
- a CDS encoding 2-oxoisovalerate dehydrogenase, producing MSIDQRLLRHRATGLTDEQVLSMYRTMVLARLYDERAHLLQRAGKVPFHISGIGQEAAQVAAAFALDRERDWFLPYYRDYAFVLAVGMTVRELMLALFAKAEDPNSGGRQMPGHFGCRRLRIVTGSSPVGTQVPHAVGVALAARMRGDELVAFVSFGEGASNQGDFHEGCNFAGVHRLPVIFFCENNQYAISVPYSKQVGRARIADRAVGYGFTGVRVDGNDALEVYRVVREARERAIAGEGPTLVEVMTYRLAPHSTADDDLLYRTREEIDEHRARDGIVQFRRYLTECGLWNDEKEQALLAEARAVVDEATQYADRAPYPRPEDTLRHVYAE from the coding sequence TTGTCCATCGACCAGCGACTGTTGCGCCACCGGGCGACGGGGCTGACGGACGAGCAGGTGCTGTCCATGTATAGAACGATGGTGCTGGCTCGTCTGTACGACGAACGCGCCCATCTGTTGCAACGCGCCGGCAAGGTGCCGTTTCATATATCGGGGATCGGCCAGGAAGCCGCCCAAGTCGCGGCGGCGTTCGCGCTCGACCGGGAGCGCGACTGGTTTTTACCGTATTATCGGGATTATGCTTTCGTGTTGGCCGTCGGCATGACGGTGCGGGAACTGATGCTCGCCCTGTTCGCGAAGGCCGAAGACCCGAACAGCGGAGGCCGGCAAATGCCCGGCCATTTCGGCTGCAGGCGGCTTCGGATCGTGACCGGTTCGAGTCCGGTCGGCACGCAGGTTCCCCATGCGGTCGGCGTCGCGCTTGCCGCGCGGATGCGCGGGGACGAGCTCGTCGCGTTCGTCAGTTTCGGCGAAGGGGCGAGCAATCAGGGCGATTTTCATGAAGGATGCAATTTTGCCGGCGTTCATCGACTGCCGGTGATTTTCTTCTGCGAAAACAATCAATATGCGATTTCGGTGCCGTATTCGAAACAGGTCGGAAGGGCGCGTATCGCGGACCGGGCGGTCGGTTACGGTTTTACAGGCGTACGGGTGGACGGCAACGACGCGCTCGAAGTTTACCGCGTCGTCCGCGAAGCGCGCGAACGGGCGATCGCGGGGGAAGGGCCGACGCTCGTCGAAGTGATGACGTACCGGCTTGCGCCTCATTCGACGGCTGACGACGATCTTCTCTACCGCACACGCGAAGAGATCGACGAACACCGCGCCCGCGACGGTATTGTCCAATTCCGACGGTATTTGACGGAATGCGGTCTCTGGAACGACGAAAAAGAGCAGGCGTTGCTCGCCGAAGCGCGCGCTGTCGTCGACGAGGCGACGCAATACGCCGACCGCGCGCCGTATCCGCGCCCGGAAGATACGTTGCGCCACGTCTATGCGGAATGA
- a CDS encoding branched-chain alpha-keto acid dehydrogenase subunit E2 → MTDVKTTPIVVPHLAETIVSATVAKWLKRPGDRVEAYEPICELFTDKVNVEMPSPVAGVLVEILVPEGRQAAVGEPICVIAEEQADSASPNIPGRSAALDGEESFRTAAAAAEGGGLGRRDGVDMRARYSPAVLKLAAKYGVDLTRVPGTGLGGRVTRKDVERYIAEGRHLGQASANGRSGPADSTASAVSDKTAGDAQPYSIAEMPKVPVRTSGLHLVEHPPTPRIEIEGHDDTGRGETFIDVTPMRNLIASRMRQSVAEIPHAWTMIEVDVTNLVLLRNKLKEEFYRQEGINLTYLAFVLKAVVNAIKDYPIINSVWATDKIIVKRDINISLAVGTEDAVLTPVIKNADQKNIAGLAREIDILTKKARSGKLTLEDMQGGTFTVNNTGSFGSILSYPIINYPQAAILTFESIVKRPVVINDMIAVRSMVNLCLSLDHRILDGVICGRFLQRVKENLESFGPDTQLY, encoded by the coding sequence ATGACGGACGTAAAAACAACGCCGATTGTCGTCCCGCATTTGGCGGAAACGATCGTCTCGGCGACCGTCGCCAAGTGGCTAAAGCGCCCGGGCGACCGCGTCGAGGCATATGAACCGATCTGCGAGTTGTTTACGGACAAGGTCAACGTCGAGATGCCGTCGCCGGTCGCCGGCGTGTTGGTCGAGATTCTCGTTCCGGAGGGCCGACAGGCCGCGGTCGGCGAACCGATCTGCGTCATAGCGGAGGAACAGGCCGATTCGGCCTCCCCTAACATTCCCGGCCGTTCCGCCGCGCTTGACGGCGAAGAATCGTTCCGAACCGCCGCGGCTGCAGCGGAAGGCGGCGGACTTGGACGAAGAGACGGTGTGGACATGCGGGCGCGTTACTCGCCGGCGGTGTTGAAGCTTGCGGCGAAGTACGGAGTCGATCTGACCCGCGTTCCGGGTACGGGGCTCGGCGGCCGGGTGACGCGTAAGGATGTCGAGCGGTATATCGCCGAAGGCCGTCATCTCGGGCAGGCATCGGCAAACGGTCGTTCCGGCCCGGCCGATTCGACCGCTTCTGCTGTCTCGGACAAAACGGCCGGCGACGCACAGCCTTATTCAATAGCGGAAATGCCGAAAGTGCCCGTCCGGACGTCGGGCTTGCATCTGGTCGAGCATCCGCCGACGCCGCGCATCGAGATCGAGGGACATGACGATACCGGCCGGGGCGAAACGTTCATCGACGTCACGCCGATGCGCAACCTGATCGCCAGCCGGATGCGTCAGAGCGTGGCGGAAATTCCGCATGCCTGGACGATGATCGAAGTCGACGTCACCAATCTCGTCCTTTTGCGTAACAAACTGAAAGAGGAATTTTACCGGCAAGAAGGCATCAATCTGACCTATCTGGCGTTCGTGCTCAAAGCCGTCGTCAACGCGATCAAGGATTACCCGATCATCAATTCCGTCTGGGCGACGGACAAGATCATCGTCAAGCGCGACATCAACATTTCGCTCGCCGTCGGGACGGAAGACGCCGTGCTGACGCCGGTCATCAAGAACGCCGACCAAAAAAACATCGCCGGGCTCGCTCGCGAGATCGACATTTTGACGAAAAAGGCCCGAAGCGGCAAACTGACGCTGGAAGACATGCAGGGCGGGACGTTTACCGTCAACAATACCGGCTCGTTCGGATCCATTCTGTCCTATCCGATCATCAATTACCCGCAGGCGGCGATTTTGACGTTCGAGTCGATCGTCAAGCGACCGGTCGTGATCAACGACATGATCGCCGTCCGGTCGATGGTCAACCTGTGTTTGTCGCTCGACCACCGGATTTTGGACGGCGTCATATGTGGGAGATTTTTACAAAGGGTTAAAGAGAATTTGGAAAGTTTCGGTCCCGACACCCAATTATATTGA